A window of the Streptomyces formicae genome harbors these coding sequences:
- a CDS encoding class I SAM-dependent methyltransferase: MNRHHGNKGNHGQGQGYSQGHGHHHDSTHIDWDEMAPLLERGGEMHLPLYAQAAAWLGEQLPVAGVRRVLDIGSGPGVVTCMLAEAFPYAEIVAVDATPALLDRARARAERRGLGKRVRTIVAELPGGIADLGEADVIWASGSVHHVGDQRAALTGLARLLRPGGLLALLEGGLQPRHLPRDIGIGRPGLESRIDAAGTLWFEEMRAGLPDTTAEVEDWRALLGAAGLTPAAGRSFLLDIPAPVTAAVREQLVSAFAWLRKSLDGRLDADDTAVLDRLLDPEDKEGLMHRPDCFLLTARTVHTARRG; this comes from the coding sequence ATGAATCGTCACCACGGCAACAAGGGCAACCACGGCCAGGGCCAGGGCTACAGCCAGGGCCACGGCCACCACCACGACAGCACCCACATCGACTGGGACGAGATGGCCCCGCTGCTCGAACGCGGCGGCGAGATGCACTTGCCGCTGTACGCGCAGGCCGCCGCCTGGCTCGGCGAGCAGCTGCCCGTCGCCGGCGTGCGCCGCGTCCTCGACATCGGCAGCGGGCCGGGCGTGGTCACGTGCATGCTCGCCGAGGCGTTCCCGTACGCCGAGATCGTCGCCGTGGACGCCACGCCCGCGCTCCTCGACCGCGCCCGGGCGAGGGCCGAGCGCCGCGGACTCGGCAAGCGCGTCCGCACCATCGTCGCCGAACTTCCCGGCGGGATCGCCGACCTGGGGGAGGCCGACGTCATCTGGGCGAGCGGCTCGGTCCACCACGTCGGCGATCAGCGCGCCGCTCTCACCGGCCTGGCCCGCCTGCTGCGCCCCGGCGGTCTGCTCGCCCTGCTCGAAGGCGGACTTCAGCCGCGCCATCTGCCCCGCGACATCGGCATCGGCCGTCCCGGCCTAGAAAGCCGGATCGACGCGGCCGGCACCCTCTGGTTCGAGGAGATGCGCGCCGGGCTGCCGGACACCACGGCGGAGGTCGAGGACTGGCGCGCCCTGCTCGGGGCGGCGGGCCTGACGCCCGCGGCCGGCCGCTCCTTCCTGCTGGACATCCCGGCCCCGGTCACCGCCGCCGTACGCGAGCAGCTGGTCTCCGCCTTCGCCTGGCTGCGCAAGTCCCTCGACGGCCGCCTCGACGCCGACGACACCGCCGTACTGGACCGGCTCCTCGACCCTGAGGACAAGGAGGGCCTGATGCACCGCCCGGACTGCTTCCTGCTGACGGCCCGCACGGTGCACACGGCGCGGCGCGGCTAG
- a CDS encoding 4a-hydroxytetrahydrobiopterin dehydratase, with the protein MPTEPLSQKEIEDRLRELPGWSQEGDRIARTYRLGTHFAATALVVHVAQIQDELNHHSDLTLGYNTVNLTVNTHDAGGAITDRDFELARRVETVAPNHGAS; encoded by the coding sequence ATGCCCACAGAGCCGCTGTCGCAGAAGGAGATCGAGGACCGGCTGCGCGAACTGCCCGGCTGGTCCCAGGAGGGCGACCGGATCGCCCGGACGTACCGGCTCGGCACCCATTTCGCCGCGACCGCGCTCGTCGTCCATGTGGCGCAGATCCAGGACGAGCTCAACCACCACTCCGACCTCACCCTCGGCTACAACACGGTCAACCTCACCGTGAACACCCACGACGCGGGCGGTGCGATCACCGACCGCGACTTCGAGCTCGCGCGCCGCGTGGAGACCGTCGCCCCGAACCACGGCGCGAGCTGA
- a CDS encoding purine-cytosine permease family protein, whose product MAENPSPAPPPPLTEVESHGVDRIPDAERTATPFDLFRLAFGGANTFSTCVLGAFPVLFGLSFWQGLAATLVGVVAGALILCPMAVFGPVNGTNNAVSSSAHLGVHGRVVGSFLSLLTAVAFFSISVWSSGDALVGGAHRMFGLPRTTLSFAVAYAVFAGLVLVLVLVVCVYGFRFMLFINKVAVVSATLLFLLGAAAFAGDFDPSYAGAFTSSADPATQALFWPSFIGAALIVLSNPVSFGAFLGDWSRYIPADTPLRRVVGAAFLSQLATLLPFLFGLATASIIAAKAPEYVDPAAPDFVGGLLAVSPGWFFLPVCLLALIGGMSTGTTSLYGTGLDFSSVFPRLSRVQATLFVGLLSIAFIFAGRFGLNLVQSISTFATMIITCTTPWMVVMMLGFFVRRGWYDPEALQVFNRRRRGGRYWFTHGWNWRGMTAWWVSAVIGVLFTHVPGQFVGPLGELAGGVDIGLPLSLATAAVLYLALLALFPEPRAAYGPGGARLVRTVDTPVPPITGPRGAEPASLTTVEP is encoded by the coding sequence ATGGCCGAGAACCCGTCCCCCGCCCCGCCTCCGCCGCTCACGGAGGTCGAGTCCCACGGCGTCGACCGCATTCCCGACGCGGAGCGCACCGCCACCCCGTTCGACCTGTTCCGGCTGGCCTTCGGTGGTGCCAACACGTTCTCGACCTGTGTCCTCGGGGCGTTTCCGGTCCTGTTCGGGCTGTCCTTCTGGCAGGGGCTCGCGGCGACCCTCGTCGGGGTCGTCGCGGGTGCGCTGATCCTCTGTCCCATGGCGGTCTTCGGGCCGGTCAACGGGACGAACAACGCGGTGTCCTCGTCCGCGCACCTGGGAGTGCACGGCCGTGTCGTCGGGTCCTTCCTCTCCCTGCTCACCGCTGTCGCCTTCTTCTCCATCTCGGTGTGGAGCTCGGGTGACGCGCTGGTCGGCGGCGCCCACCGGATGTTCGGACTGCCGCGAACCACGCTCTCGTTCGCCGTCGCGTACGCCGTCTTCGCCGGGCTGGTGCTGGTGCTGGTGCTGGTGGTGTGCGTGTACGGGTTCCGGTTCATGCTGTTCATCAACAAGGTCGCGGTGGTGTCGGCGACGCTGCTGTTCCTGCTCGGCGCGGCCGCGTTCGCGGGGGACTTCGACCCGTCGTACGCCGGCGCCTTCACCTCGTCGGCGGACCCCGCGACGCAGGCGCTGTTCTGGCCCTCCTTCATCGGAGCCGCGCTGATCGTGCTGTCCAACCCGGTCTCGTTCGGGGCGTTCCTGGGCGACTGGTCCCGCTACATCCCGGCGGACACCCCGCTCCGGAGGGTCGTCGGCGCCGCGTTCCTGTCCCAGCTCGCGACGCTGCTGCCGTTCCTCTTCGGCCTGGCGACGGCGAGCATCATCGCCGCCAAGGCACCGGAGTACGTCGACCCGGCCGCGCCGGACTTCGTGGGCGGGCTGCTCGCGGTCTCTCCTGGCTGGTTCTTCCTGCCCGTCTGCCTGCTGGCGCTGATCGGCGGCATGTCGACGGGGACGACCTCGCTGTACGGCACGGGGCTCGACTTCTCCAGCGTGTTCCCGCGGCTGAGCCGGGTGCAGGCGACGCTGTTCGTGGGTCTGCTGTCGATCGCGTTCATCTTCGCCGGGCGGTTCGGACTGAACCTCGTGCAGAGCATCTCGACGTTCGCCACGATGATCATCACCTGCACCACGCCGTGGATGGTCGTGATGATGCTGGGCTTCTTCGTCCGGCGCGGCTGGTACGACCCGGAGGCGCTCCAGGTCTTCAACCGGCGTCGGCGCGGCGGCCGTTACTGGTTCACGCACGGCTGGAACTGGCGGGGCATGACCGCCTGGTGGGTCTCGGCGGTCATCGGTGTGCTCTTCACCCACGTCCCCGGGCAGTTCGTCGGACCGCTCGGGGAGCTGGCGGGCGGCGTCGACATCGGGCTCCCGCTGTCGCTGGCGACCGCCGCCGTGCTGTATCTCGCGCTGCTGGCGCTGTTCCCGGAGCCGCGCGCGGCGTACGGGCCGGGGGGCGCCCGGCTGGTCCGTACCGTCGACACGCCCGTGCCTCCGATCACCGGACCGCGGGGCGCCGAGCCGGCCTCCCTCACCACCGTCGAGCCCTGA
- a CDS encoding effector-associated constant component EACC1 has translation MNTVTFEFDAPADDADALTRSLADWLNDDEDLSGSARLRMVPPAPGEQGGLADAAEVIGAVGPVLDALISGAAVWLVQRARSRRVSVRVSRPDGTRIALTAGNPQDAAALQAQLRTFLRPDGLDRN, from the coding sequence ATGAACACCGTCACCTTCGAGTTCGACGCACCCGCCGACGATGCAGACGCGCTGACGCGCTCACTCGCCGACTGGCTGAACGACGACGAGGACCTCAGCGGTTCGGCCCGGCTCCGTATGGTGCCCCCGGCCCCGGGTGAGCAGGGCGGACTCGCCGACGCCGCGGAGGTGATCGGGGCGGTGGGCCCGGTGCTGGACGCGCTGATCAGCGGCGCGGCGGTCTGGCTCGTCCAGCGGGCCAGGTCGCGGCGGGTCAGTGTCCGGGTCAGCCGGCCCGACGGCACCCGTATCGCGCTGACAGCGGGGAACCCTCAGGACGCCGCCGCTCTCCAGGCTCAGCTGCGGACGTTCCTGCGCCCCGACGGCCTGGACAGGAACTGA
- a CDS encoding IS3 family transposase (programmed frameshift) produces MVMKNYPPEFKADAVALYESRPDTMIRSVAADLGINPETLRNWVRAAGASRPRGRRTQEAAQPPTPLEAENAALRKKVRELEEEREILRKAAKYFAGGDALVNRFQFVADHQRHYGVKRLCSILGVSRSSFYYWRRTAADRAARQAADARLAARIRAVHRESDGTYGVPRITAELRERNGEAVNHKRVTRIMRASGIEGVRLRRRHRTTVPDPAAAKAPDLIGRDFTATAPNTKYVGDITYLPIDGGKFCYLATVIDLASRRLVGWAIADHMRADLVTDALAAAIRTRGSLSRAVMHTDHGAQYMSRAFAEACRSAGVRRSMSAVGSSADNALAESFNATFKRETLQGRKSWPNEREARLDAFRWLHRYNTRRRHSRLGQRSPIAFEDTFYLTPTTLAPAA; encoded by the exons GTGGTCATGAAGAACTATCCGCCGGAGTTCAAGGCGGACGCGGTCGCGCTGTACGAGTCGCGGCCCGATACGATGATCAGGTCGGTCGCCGCCGATCTGGGGATCAATCCGGAGACCCTGCGGAACTGGGTCCGGGCTGCCGGGGCAAGTCGTCCACGGGGACGACGGACGCAGGAAGCAGCCCAGCCGCCCACGCCGCTGGAGGCGGAGAACGCGGCTCTGCGGAAGAAGGTCCGCGAGCTCGAGGAGGAACGCGAGATCCTGCGGAAGGCCGCCAAGTATTTCGCCGGGG GAGACGCGCTGGTGAACCGCTTCCAGTTCGTCGCCGACCACCAGCGCCACTACGGCGTGAAGCGGCTCTGCAGCATCCTCGGCGTCAGCCGCTCCAGCTTCTACTACTGGCGCCGGACAGCCGCGGACCGGGCCGCCCGGCAGGCGGCCGACGCCCGCCTCGCCGCCCGGATACGGGCGGTGCACCGCGAGTCGGACGGCACCTACGGCGTCCCAAGAATCACCGCCGAGCTCCGCGAGAGGAACGGTGAGGCGGTCAACCACAAGCGGGTCACCCGGATCATGCGGGCGTCCGGGATCGAAGGGGTCCGGTTGCGCCGCCGGCACCGCACCACCGTCCCCGATCCGGCTGCGGCCAAGGCTCCGGACCTGATCGGCCGCGACTTCACCGCCACCGCGCCGAACACGAAGTACGTCGGCGACATCACCTACCTGCCTATCGACGGCGGGAAGTTCTGCTACCTGGCGACTGTCATCGACCTTGCCTCGCGCCGTCTGGTCGGCTGGGCGATTGCCGACCACATGCGTGCGGATCTCGTGACCGACGCCCTGGCCGCGGCGATCCGCACCCGCGGCAGCCTCTCCAGAGCGGTCATGCACACCGACCACGGAGCCCAGTACATGAGCAGAGCCTTCGCCGAAGCCTGCAGGTCAGCAGGGGTTCGGCGAAGCATGAGCGCGGTCGGGTCCAGCGCGGACAACGCGCTTGCCGAGTCCTTCAACGCGACCTTCAAACGCGAGACCCTGCAGGGACGAAAGAGCTGGCCCAACGAACGCGAGGCCCGGCTCGACGCCTTCAGATGGCTCCACCGCTACAACACCCGGCGCCGACACTCCCGCCTCGGACAACGATCACCGATCGCCTTCGAGGACACCTTCTACCTCACACCAACTACGCTGGCACCAGCCGCATAA
- a CDS encoding amino acid permease, whose translation MTITIPPRDTTSDTIATVPGGQSKHARRFGLPIATALVMGNIIGGGIFLLPASVAPFGTVSLVAFAVLTVGAIALALVFGRLAERHPRTGGPYVYAREAFGDFAGFLAAWSYWITAWVSNAALAVAAVGYLDVLLPLHDSKPATIAAALLLQWLPALANLAGTRYVGAVQLVATVMKFVPLLLVAVGGLFFFDARNLGPFEASGTGTVGALSASAAILLFSYLGVESAAVSAGEVRDPQRNVGRATILGTAGAAVIYLLGTLAVFGLVPHDRLSESAAPFSDAVNVMFGGAWGGTAVACMALVSMVGALNGWTLLSAQTPYAAAKDGLFPAVFARKRRGVPTVGVLVTVVLASLLTVYNYTVGSEGVFEILVLVTTFTATVPYLLSTAAQIHYLASGQAHRVNRARLVRDGVLAAVAAGFSLWLVAGSGYAAVYQGVLFLFAGVLVYAWMSARKADAA comes from the coding sequence ATGACCATCACAATTCCCCCCAGGGACACGACCAGCGACACGATCGCAACGGTTCCCGGGGGGCAGAGCAAACACGCCCGGCGGTTCGGACTCCCCATCGCCACCGCTCTGGTCATGGGCAACATCATCGGCGGCGGCATCTTCCTGCTGCCCGCGTCCGTCGCCCCCTTCGGCACGGTCAGCCTCGTCGCCTTCGCGGTCCTGACCGTCGGCGCCATCGCGCTCGCCCTCGTCTTCGGCCGGCTCGCCGAGCGCCATCCGCGCACCGGCGGCCCATACGTCTACGCCCGCGAGGCCTTCGGCGACTTCGCCGGCTTCCTCGCGGCCTGGTCGTACTGGATCACCGCCTGGGTGTCGAACGCCGCGCTCGCCGTCGCCGCCGTCGGCTACCTCGACGTCCTCCTCCCGCTCCACGACTCCAAGCCCGCGACGATCGCGGCGGCCCTGCTGCTCCAGTGGCTGCCCGCCCTCGCCAACCTCGCGGGCACGCGGTACGTCGGCGCCGTCCAGCTCGTCGCGACCGTCATGAAGTTCGTGCCGCTGCTCCTCGTCGCCGTCGGCGGGCTCTTCTTCTTCGACGCCCGCAACCTCGGCCCGTTCGAGGCGAGCGGCACCGGCACCGTCGGCGCGCTCTCCGCGTCCGCCGCGATCCTGCTCTTCAGCTACCTCGGCGTGGAGTCCGCCGCGGTCAGCGCGGGTGAGGTGCGCGACCCGCAGCGCAACGTCGGACGCGCCACCATCCTCGGCACGGCCGGCGCCGCGGTGATCTATCTGCTGGGCACCCTCGCCGTCTTCGGGCTGGTCCCGCACGACCGGCTGAGCGAGTCCGCCGCGCCGTTCTCCGACGCCGTCAACGTGATGTTCGGCGGGGCCTGGGGCGGTACGGCCGTGGCCTGCATGGCGCTCGTCTCGATGGTCGGCGCGCTCAACGGATGGACGCTGCTGAGCGCCCAGACGCCGTACGCCGCCGCCAAGGACGGGCTGTTCCCCGCGGTCTTCGCGCGCAAGCGGCGCGGCGTGCCGACCGTCGGCGTCCTCGTGACCGTCGTGCTCGCCTCGCTGCTGACCGTCTACAACTACACCGTGGGCTCGGAGGGCGTGTTCGAGATCCTCGTCCTCGTCACCACCTTCACGGCGACGGTGCCCTACCTGCTGTCCACCGCCGCGCAGATCCACTACCTGGCCTCCGGACAGGCGCACCGCGTCAACCGGGCCCGGCTCGTACGCGACGGCGTGCTGGCGGCGGTCGCCGCCGGCTTCTCGCTGTGGCTGGTCGCCGGGTCGGGCTATGCGGCGGTCTACCAGGGCGTGCTGTTCCTGTTCGCCGGCGTGCTCGTGTACGCGTGGATGTCGGCGCGCAAGGCGGACGCGGCGTAA
- a CDS encoding phage holin family protein, with amino-acid sequence MGERRWRTAGGALLRVIVVWAVSTLTMLALAAILPDFKLQSPGGDSITRSALTAAWGAGVFGLLSALVWPVLVRALLLVSALVLGLLVFFLNGSLLLIALRLVPDGSAAVAPETAVVVAAVMSAVASATSTALAVRDDNAYRRRLSRLADRRRRRRGERIGGSAPPGTVFLQLDGVGHAVLVQAVEDGLMPTVARWLDESHRLTHWRTDWSSQTGASQLGILHGSNHDVPGFRWYEKDTGRIMVSNRPASAAELQRRAVERTRDAGLLSLDGASRGNLFSGGADQLALVLSVAARRGRANRSRAGYFAYFSDPANSVRTAVSFVAEVAREIGQSVRSRLRGDLPRTGRGGLYPFIRAFATVVERDVVVTAVMGDMLAGRTAVYADLVAYDEVAHHSGPHSRDAAKVLESIDRAVALIAKVAEHAPRSYRIVLLSDHGQSPGETFAGAYGLTLRDLVRAGCGLPVSRRAGRTRSGAEARDAARDALRSALHRPVGDEDAAERPAGGSDPVVLASGNLGLISFPGLPGRLSREQIDRRHPALLHTLAGHPGIGFLLVRSERHGSVVLARDGAAGIVELPLAALDGTGPLAAFGPGAADAVRRTDSFPHVADIMVNSMYDPGSGRVHAFEEQIGSHGGLGGEQSYPFLLAPREFSDPVADGGELAGAEQVHEVLRCWLGEALGDAHAPQVPLGDAHAPQVPLGDAHAPQVPPGAEHGPQAPPGAAEDPRPAAPAGEAFPASRRAGQDKNE; translated from the coding sequence GTCCCCGGGCGGGGACAGCATCACCAGGTCGGCGCTCACGGCGGCCTGGGGCGCGGGCGTGTTCGGTCTGCTCAGCGCACTGGTGTGGCCCGTCCTCGTCCGTGCGCTCCTCCTCGTCTCGGCCCTGGTGCTGGGACTGCTGGTGTTCTTCCTGAACGGCTCGCTGCTGCTCATCGCCCTCCGGCTGGTCCCCGACGGGAGCGCCGCCGTCGCCCCGGAGACGGCGGTGGTCGTCGCGGCCGTCATGTCCGCCGTCGCCTCCGCCACCTCCACCGCGCTCGCCGTCCGCGACGACAACGCCTACCGGCGCCGCCTCTCCCGCCTCGCCGACCGGCGCCGCCGCAGACGGGGCGAACGGATCGGCGGAAGCGCCCCGCCCGGCACGGTCTTCCTGCAGCTCGACGGCGTCGGCCACGCCGTACTCGTACAGGCCGTCGAGGACGGGCTGATGCCGACGGTCGCGCGCTGGCTGGACGAGTCCCACCGGCTCACCCACTGGCGCACCGACTGGTCCAGCCAGACCGGCGCCAGCCAGCTCGGCATCCTGCACGGCTCGAACCACGACGTCCCGGGCTTCCGCTGGTACGAGAAGGACACCGGCCGGATCATGGTCAGCAACCGCCCGGCGAGCGCCGCCGAGCTCCAGCGGCGGGCAGTCGAGCGCACCCGTGACGCCGGGCTGCTGAGCCTCGACGGCGCCAGCCGCGGCAACCTCTTCAGCGGCGGCGCCGACCAGCTCGCCCTCGTCCTCTCCGTGGCCGCCCGCCGCGGCCGCGCCAACCGCTCGCGGGCCGGCTACTTCGCCTACTTCTCCGACCCCGCGAACTCCGTGCGCACCGCCGTCTCCTTCGTCGCCGAAGTGGCCCGCGAGATCGGCCAGTCCGTCCGCTCCCGGCTGCGCGGCGACCTGCCGCGCACCGGCCGCGGCGGCCTCTACCCCTTCATCCGCGCCTTCGCGACCGTCGTCGAACGGGACGTCGTGGTCACCGCCGTGATGGGGGACATGCTCGCCGGGCGCACCGCCGTCTACGCCGACCTCGTCGCCTACGACGAGGTCGCCCACCACTCAGGACCCCACAGCCGCGACGCGGCGAAGGTGCTGGAGAGCATCGACCGGGCCGTCGCGCTGATCGCCAAGGTCGCCGAGCACGCCCCCCGCAGCTACCGGATCGTGCTCCTCTCCGACCACGGCCAGAGCCCCGGCGAGACCTTCGCGGGCGCGTACGGGCTGACACTGAGGGATCTCGTACGGGCCGGCTGCGGGCTTCCGGTGTCGCGCCGCGCCGGGCGCACCAGGAGCGGCGCGGAGGCCCGCGACGCCGCACGCGACGCGCTGCGCAGCGCGCTGCACCGGCCGGTCGGGGATGAAGATGCCGCGGAGCGCCCGGCCGGCGGCTCCGATCCGGTCGTCCTCGCCTCCGGCAACCTGGGGCTGATCTCCTTCCCCGGGCTGCCGGGGCGGCTCAGCCGGGAGCAGATCGACCGCCGCCACCCCGCCCTGCTGCACACCCTCGCCGGCCATCCCGGCATCGGTTTCCTGCTGGTGCGCAGCGAGCGGCACGGGTCGGTGGTGCTCGCCAGGGACGGGGCCGCGGGCATCGTGGAGCTGCCGCTGGCCGCGCTCGACGGCACCGGGCCGCTGGCCGCCTTCGGGCCCGGAGCGGCGGACGCCGTGCGGCGCACCGACTCCTTCCCGCACGTCGCGGACATCATGGTCAACTCGATGTACGACCCGGGGAGCGGCCGGGTGCACGCCTTCGAGGAGCAGATCGGCTCGCACGGCGGGCTCGGCGGCGAGCAGTCGTACCCGTTCCTGCTGGCACCTCGCGAGTTCTCCGACCCCGTCGCGGACGGCGGTGAGCTTGCGGGCGCCGAGCAGGTGCACGAGGTGCTGCGGTGCTGGCTCGGCGAGGCCCTGGGTGACGCGCACGCCCCTCAGGTCCCGCTCGGTGACGCGCACGCCCCGCAGGTGCCGCTCGGGGACGCGCACGCCCCGCAGGTGCCGCCCGGCGCCGAACACGGTCCGCAGGCGCCGCCCGGCGCTGCGGAGGATCCGCGGCCGGCGGCCCCGGCAGGCGAAGCATTTCCCGCCTCCCGCCGGGCCGGGCAGGACAAAAACGAGTGA
- a CDS encoding caspase, EACC1-associated type produces MPPASWPPFVPAASKSAAVLVGTATQVLPSTLLPLPQAAASVTALAGVLTGRLGAFDPSAVHRAVDPPTAADVLRLFPARGAGRLDVLLFYFAGHGVLGRDKRLCLALPGTMDDEHHAERTSLPVAAVFQAMRQTPAEHKVAVLDCCFAGRALDVADAADVHVLTAAGRTKRALTPEGHTYTGFTAALLNVLADGVPDGPEHLDLVTLYRHLSVVLPAGGLPVPLQRTFGSTGDLAPFRNAAHGTAHTGPGLLARVRFAQQVKILGLSGRHGHLAHAAQLLRSVAADAAALHGPRHHETLRYRHVHASTVGEAGDPHEACALLEAAIADCAPLAHTAPEGGPALEAARASLQFWRGRAGR; encoded by the coding sequence ATGCCACCCGCGTCCTGGCCACCCTTCGTCCCTGCCGCCTCGAAGTCGGCCGCCGTCCTGGTCGGCACCGCGACCCAGGTCCTGCCGAGCACGCTGTTGCCCCTGCCGCAGGCCGCGGCGAGCGTCACCGCGCTGGCGGGTGTACTCACCGGCCGGCTCGGGGCGTTCGACCCCAGCGCCGTGCACCGCGCCGTGGACCCGCCGACGGCCGCCGACGTGCTCAGGCTGTTCCCCGCACGCGGTGCCGGCCGGCTCGACGTGCTGCTCTTCTACTTCGCCGGCCACGGAGTGCTGGGCCGGGACAAGCGGCTGTGCCTGGCCCTCCCCGGAACCATGGACGACGAGCACCACGCAGAACGCACGTCGTTGCCGGTCGCTGCCGTCTTCCAGGCCATGCGGCAGACCCCGGCCGAGCACAAGGTCGCTGTCCTCGACTGCTGCTTCGCCGGCCGTGCCCTGGACGTGGCCGACGCCGCCGACGTCCATGTGCTCACCGCCGCGGGCCGCACCAAACGGGCCCTCACGCCCGAGGGCCACACGTACACCGGATTCACCGCCGCCCTGCTGAACGTTCTGGCTGACGGCGTCCCGGACGGCCCCGAGCACCTGGATCTCGTCACCCTCTACCGTCACCTCTCCGTCGTTCTCCCCGCCGGCGGCCTTCCCGTCCCGCTCCAGCGCACCTTCGGCAGCACCGGCGACCTCGCCCCGTTCCGCAACGCCGCCCACGGCACGGCACACACCGGTCCCGGCCTCCTCGCCCGCGTGCGCTTCGCGCAGCAGGTGAAGATCCTGGGGCTGTCCGGCCGGCACGGGCACCTGGCCCACGCCGCACAGCTGCTGCGCTCCGTCGCCGCGGACGCCGCCGCGCTCCACGGTCCCCGCCACCACGAGACCCTGCGCTACCGCCATGTCCACGCCTCCACGGTCGGTGAAGCCGGTGATCCGCACGAGGCATGCGCACTGCTGGAGGCGGCCATAGCGGACTGCGCGCCCCTGGCGCACACGGCGCCGGAAGGGGGCCCGGCGCTCGAAGCGGCCCGGGCGAGCCTGCAGTTCTGGCGCGGCAGGGCCGGTCGCTGA
- a CDS encoding class I SAM-dependent methyltransferase, with product MLDYDMEAALYDATRGGVPRAAAAAVAVLSLVPAEARALLDIGCGTGLVTERLARPGLRVLGADAAPGMARIAAGRVGAVVLADVRRLPLPDACVDAVSAVWLLHLVQDARAVVAEAARVLRPGGVFVTTVDKDAGHDVGSDIDAVLAPYRSTEAYDRAERIEAFAAVHGLAPAGETHFTGHGQGRSPRRAAQALLRGDYAHRLTARGAVAEKLAAELRGLPDADEPRPEPRYRLLALRRSPTGG from the coding sequence CTGCTCGACTACGACATGGAGGCCGCGCTCTACGACGCCACGCGCGGCGGTGTGCCCCGTGCCGCCGCGGCAGCCGTGGCCGTGCTCTCGCTGGTCCCGGCCGAGGCCCGCGCGCTCCTCGACATCGGCTGCGGCACCGGCCTCGTCACCGAGCGGCTCGCCCGGCCCGGACTGCGCGTGCTCGGCGCCGACGCGGCGCCGGGCATGGCCCGTATCGCCGCCGGCCGGGTCGGCGCCGTCGTCCTCGCCGACGTCCGGCGGCTGCCGCTGCCCGACGCCTGCGTGGACGCGGTCAGTGCGGTGTGGCTCCTGCATCTGGTCCAGGACGCACGCGCCGTCGTCGCCGAGGCGGCGCGGGTGCTGCGTCCCGGCGGGGTGTTCGTCACCACCGTCGACAAGGACGCCGGGCACGACGTGGGCAGCGATATCGACGCCGTCCTCGCGCCCTACCGCTCGACGGAGGCGTACGACCGCGCGGAGCGCATCGAGGCGTTCGCCGCGGTGCACGGCCTCGCGCCGGCCGGGGAGACGCACTTCACCGGCCACGGCCAGGGCCGCTCGCCGCGCCGCGCCGCCCAGGCGCTGCTGCGCGGCGACTACGCGCACCGCCTGACGGCCCGCGGCGCGGTCGCCGAGAAACTCGCCGCGGAGCTGCGCGGCCTGCCGGACGCGGACGAACCGCGCCCCGAGCCGCGCTACCGGCTGCTCGCACTGCGCAGATCCCCAACGGGTGGGTGA